A DNA window from Patagioenas fasciata isolate bPatFas1 chromosome 1, bPatFas1.hap1, whole genome shotgun sequence contains the following coding sequences:
- the PRDM4 gene encoding PR domain zinc finger protein 4: MHPRMNEMNLSPVGMDQLTSSSVSNALPVSGSHLGLTASPTHNAIPAPGLPVAIPNLGPSLSSLPSALSLMLPMGIGDRGVMCGIPERNYTLPPPPYPHLESSYFRHILPGILSYLADRPPPQYIHPNTINVDSNPALSVSSNPSALDPYQPSETVGLEPGIVSMDSRTVNTHGAQNLHPSDSHEVALDTTITMESVSRVTSPISTDGMTEELTMDDVAGDHSQIPNGSRSHEPLAVDTVGSNLTSEAVGHGGVIPIHGSTLELPVVMEPDHIAGRVTGISDSTLNDSIHTVAMSTSSVSVALSTSHNLASLDSVALHEVGLSLEPVTVSSINQEVAMGPSHVDVSADNLAFVPSSLQMEDSNSNKENMATLFTIWCTLCDKAYPSDCPDHGPVTFVPDTPIESRARLSLPKQLVLRQPIMGAEAGVWTRETIPVRTCFGPLVGQQSHSLEVADWTDKAASHIWKIHHNGVLEFCIVTTDENECNWMMFVRKARNREEQNLVAYPHDGKIYFCTSRDIPPEHELLFYYSQDYARQLGVPEHPDVHICHCGKECASYADFKAHMSSHIHNHLPSQGHSSSHGPGHIKERKWKCSMCPQAFISPSKLHVHFMGHMGMKPHKCDFCSKAFSDPSNLRTHLKIHTGQKNYRCTLCDKLFTQKAHLESHMVIHTGEKNLKCDYCEKLFMRRQDLKQHVLTHTQDRQIKCPKCDKLFLRTNHLKKHLNSHEGKRDYVCEKCTKAYLTKYHLTRHLKICKGPTSSLSAPEEEEEEDSEEELVDSMRTEDCRINNGVYSTGDGLSGHK, translated from the exons ATGCACCCCAG AATGAATGAAATGAACTTGAGTCCTGTAGGGATGGACCAGCTGACCTCATCCTCTGTGAGCAATGCCCTACCAGTCTCGGGAAGCCACTTGGGGTTGACAGCGTCGCCCACTCACAATGCCATACCAGCACCAG GCTTGCCTGTTGCAATTCCAAACTTGGGTCCCTCCTTGAGTTCCTTGCCCTCTGCTTTGTCTCTGATGCTCCCAATGGGTATTGGGGATCGAGGAGTGATGTGTGGTATACCAGAGAGAAACTACACCCTACCTCCACCACCATACCCTCACCTGGAGAGCAGCTATTTCAGACACATTCTACCTG GTATATTATCTTACTTGGCTGACAGACCTCCACCTCAGTACATCCATCCCAACACTATAAATGTTGACAGCAATCCGGCTTTGTCAGTCTCCAGCAATCCCTCGGCCCTAGATCCCTACCAGCCCAGTGAGACTGTGGGGCTGGAACCAGGGATTGTCTCCATGGACTCCCGCACAGTGAACACGCACGGTGCTCAAAACCTGCATCCTAGTGACAGCCATGAGGTAGCACTGGATACTACAATCACTATGGAGAGCGTTTCAAGGGTAACCAGCCCCATCTCTACAGATGGGATGACAGAGGAGCTTACGATGGACGATGTAGCTGGGGATCATTCGCAGATCCCAAACGGCtcccggagccatgaacctttaGCCGTAGACACAGTGGGGAGTAACTTGACATCGGAAGCTGTGGGACACGGCGGTGTCATTCCCATTCACGGTAGCACTTTGGAACTCCCTGTTGTCATGGAGCCCGACCACATCGCTGGGCGGGTGACAGGAATATCAGACAGCACACTAAATGACTCCATTCATACTGTGGCCATGAGCACCAGCTCTGTGAGCGTGGCGCTCTCTACCTCACACAACCTGGCTTCCCTGGACTCGGTAGCCTTGCACGAAGTGGGCCTCAGCCTCGAGCCGGTGACGGTGTCTTCCATAAATCAGGAAGTAGCCATGGGACCAAGTCACGTGGATGTGTCTGCAGACAATCTTGCCTTTGTACCATCCTCTCTGCAAATGGAAGACTCCAATTCAAACAAGGAGAACATGGCTACCTTGTTTACAATAT GGTGCACACTGTGTGACAAGGCATATCCATCAGACTGCCCAGATCACGGGCCCGTCACTTTTGTCCCTGACACCCCGATAGAGAGCCGAGCTAGGCTGTCTCTCCCTAAACAGCTTGTGCTCCGGCAGCCTATCATGGGAGCTGAAGCAG GTGTGTGGACACGAGAAACCATTCCTGTAAGGACTTGTTTTGGACCTTTGGTCGGGCAGCAGAGCCATTCTCTGGAGGTGGCCGACTGGACAGACAAAGCAGCCAGTCACATCTGGAAG ATCCATCACAATGGTGTCCTGGAGTTCTGCATCGTTACAACTGATGAGAATGAGTGTAACTGGATGATGTTTGTACGTAAAGCCAG GAACCGGGAAGAACAGAACCTGGTAGCTTATCCTCATGATGGAAAAATTTACTTTTGCACCTCTCGGGACATCCCACCTGAACATGAGCTTCTCTtttattacagtcaggactatgCACGACAGCTTG GTGTCCCCGAACATCCGGACGTGCACATCTGCCACTGCGGAAAGGAATGCGCTTCCTATGCGGACTTCAAGGCCCACATGAGCAGCCACATCCACAACCACCTCCCCAGCCAGGGgcacagcagcagccatgggCCAGGCCACATCAAGGAGAGGAAGTGGAAGTGCTCCATGTGCCCCCAAGCTTTCATCTCCCCTTCCAAGCTCCACGTCCACTTCATGGGGCACATGGGAATGAAGCCACACAAGTGTGATTTCTGTAGCAAAGCTTTCAGTGACCCTAGCAACTTACGGACACACCTCAAGATACACACAG GTCAGAAGAATTATCGCTGTACCCTCTGCGACAAATTGTTCACCCAGAAGGCTCACCTGGAATCGCACATGgtcatccacaccggggagaagaaTCTGAAGTGCGATTACTGTGAGAAGCTGTTCATGCGGAGGCAGGACCTCAAACAGCACGTACTCACTCATACACA AGACCGGCAGATCAAGTGCCCCAAGTGTGACAAGCTGTTCCTGAGGACAAATCACCTGAAGAAGCATCTCAATTCACATGAAGGAAAGAGAGACTATGTCTGTGAAAAATGCACCAAGGCTTATCTAACCAAATATCACCTCACTCGCCACTTAAAAATATGTAAAGGCCCCACATCCAGTCTGTCAGccccagaggaggaagaggaggaggattcAGAGGAGGAATTAGTAGACTCTATGAGGACCGAAGACTGTAGGATTAACAATGGAGTCTATTCAACAGGTGATGGCCTCTCTGgacacaaatga